From the genome of Alicyclobacillus sp. SO9:
AGAGCGGACGAAGAGACTTTTCGCAACCAATTCAGTTCGCTCGGTGTGATTGCGCAACAGGCTTCAGCTCTAGGGTGCACGGCGTGTTGTACCTATGTTCTACCTTCGACAGATGATAATGCTGCGTCTTTTATGGCTGCAGCAACACGACGGCTGCGGTTGTGTGCACAGGTCCTAGGCATTTACGGGATACGCCTGGGGCTGGAGTTTGTGGGTCCTCATCACCTTCGGACCCAGTGGAAGCATCCATTCATTTGGGACATGGCCAGTACGCTGGAATGGATTGATACGATTCACGAACCCAACGTGGGTCTGCTCCTTGATGCGTATCACTGGTACACCAGCGAGTCGGATGTCAGTGAGATTTTACAACTCAATGCTGCGCAGGTTGTACATGTTCATGTGAATGACGCCCCTCCGATTCCCGTTGCTGAGGTCTTAGACAACAATCGCCTTTATCCTGGTGAGGGTGTCATTCCATTAGTAGATTTTCTGCAGGCACTACAGCGCATTGGCTACAGGGGTGCCGTTGCCCAGGAAGTGCTTACGCCAAAACCGCCGGAATACGAAGCTGCAGTGCTGCTGGAGAAGTCTCGGGAACAAATGACGCATTTGTTCAGCCGTGCGGGATTGTAAAGGAAATGATGTTGTGGAACAAGGGCTCTATGAACAACTGATGAACCGCATGATGCACAGACAATTGAACAGTCTGTCGCCGGCGGAATTTGATATTGGCAAAGACCGCCTGGATGCGGAAGAAGCGAAAAAGTATCTTTCCAGCTACATTGCTTCCGTTACGCGAAAGGTCTACGCTCTTAAGCATTGACTCCAGACTGCTGCTGAAGTTCCTGATTCGCTATATCGAAGAAGGCCGCCAACCGCAGACCTCTGAGGAACAGTTGATGCAAAACATGTTTTATTACACGTTCTATCGCTCCGTTCCTGAGGCAGTGGGCTTCACAAGCATCCAGGAGGCTGTGGAATTTATTCTGGCATCTAAGGAGTTTCGTAGTGAACTCCTTGCTATCCTGAAGTATAACGACAGTCATCTCAGTTTCGTTGCGAAGAGAAACGAATTTCCATTTCCGTGTCCGCTGGAATTGCACTGCAGGTATTCG
Proteins encoded in this window:
- a CDS encoding sugar phosphate isomerase/epimerase — translated: MMKGLTRAGVGDVGSIEKFIEEASEYGFSSVDVSGSEIEELINSLGAAGAKKLLNDKHMEIGSLSLPVEWRADEETFRNQFSSLGVIAQQASALGCTACCTYVLPSTDDNAASFMAAATRRLRLCAQVLGIYGIRLGLEFVGPHHLRTQWKHPFIWDMASTLEWIDTIHEPNVGLLLDAYHWYTSESDVSEILQLNAAQVVHVHVNDAPPIPVAEVLDNNRLYPGEGVIPLVDFLQALQRIGYRGAVAQEVLTPKPPEYEAAVLLEKSREQMTHLFSRAGL